The Cygnus atratus isolate AKBS03 ecotype Queensland, Australia chromosome 25, CAtr_DNAZoo_HiC_assembly, whole genome shotgun sequence DNA segment AAGGGAACATCTTCTGGCGAGCAGGGACAGATCCattccctccccctctccctccctccataGGGATTTCAGAGTCTGCAAGAGCAAAGAACGGGATCAGATGAATCAGGCCTGCACTTTCAAAAGGGTGGCAATAAGATCTTTGCTGTATAGGCTGGAGGGGAACTGGATTCATTAAGGttaagtctggaaaaaaaaaatctgtaaaaaacCACACCCAGCTGGGGCCCAATCAAAGCACCAAGAGCCCTCAAGGCTGCAACACTTACACTGTTAGGTATTCCTGACCAAGCAAATAGTATCACAGTGCCCCAGCACAGTGGCCCTGGGCAAAGCCAGAGAGAgtcctgctgagcagcagacAGCTCGTTCAACTGCAGCCTGGGAGCACGTGATTTGTACGGAGTTTCTGTAGAAAAGGGCTAACAGGTCTCAGCTTGTGCTCTTTTATCAGATGCTTGCCATAGCGAAGCGTTTGCCAAACACGCATTAAACATTAATTCTGTTGTGACAAACAAGACTTGTGCAGTAGGGAACGGAATGGTTTGTTGCAGTTGTGCCACTGCTCTAAAACAGACTCTGCAGATGTGCCCTCAGTGGAAATGACTGGAGGTGCGACTGGTgataaggagagagaaatacaaGCCCTGCTGAAcacaaagcagcaacaaaactgAGGAGGCTGCCTCAGCTTTGTGCTGAACCACACTCCTCTTACTCCCTTGTGTCAGTAAAGTTAAGAGAAGATCTTCCAGTTGTGTCCATCTCACTGCATCCTTCTCAGGCAACAAGATTCAAGGAGAGCTCTTCCACTCCCATTCCTCCCAGTGTAGCAAATACaccagttttaaactaaaaaggaTCTTCTGCTTAAGAATTCACTGTGCCACATTCACATCAGTAAGTGTCAGGCCCAGGTCCCCGTGCAATTGGGAGACACTTAATATTTCACGCtgctccaagaaaaaaacaggctggAAAGATCTGCTGACAAAACAGGGCACAAGGACAAAAAGAGGTGAGCAGAGCCAGAGGGATGTTTTCTAGCCTCCTACCTTGGGTGAAGAAGTAGACTCTGGTGCCATCACCTCTCACATAGAAGTTATCAGACAGACATTGACCTAAGGGCAAGAAGGATTTAAACAGTTACCAgctatcatttaaaaatcaacaacTGCCATCCAACTGCATATAACGACAAGAGGCACTTCTCCCAGCACATGCTGTGCTTGAGGAGAATTAATGAGCTGCCTCCCAAACAGGGCAGACACTGCTCCAGAGAAGCATCATCCGTTAGTGAGCTGGTAAGGCTCCccaagggaaatgaaaataccTTTCTTAAACCGAAGCTGGGCCAAGTCGTAGCGGCCATAATCTCGTAACAAAATCATTCCTCCTGGTTTCAGAAGGCGACTCAGTCTGTTAACGATGCACTGCATCctaaggaaagaacaaaaaagctgtACTCAACAGTCTGCAAAATCACACCCGTTTACTTAGCCTACTTTCCCAAAAAGAAGGTATAAggcttcatttctgtttcaactTCGTACAAAAAGCTACCAAAAATTGGCACTTTTCTGAGCTCTCGCAGGCTTAGGTGGGTTGATTTTATTTGGCCACCTTTTTTCTGACACTCCccaattctgttttttttttttctacatgggTAACTTAGCCTACCACAGCAGGGGTTAATTGCTCTCTCTTActaattacaaaaatatctcTACTGGTTTTtgtaaaacaagcagaaagtgaacttgaagaaaaatgctgtgaaataaaaccaaagggAATACTAAAGAGAGAACAGGAATATTTAAgtcatttatttgcatttcatagGTCATAGCACATCATCATGCTAAGCACAGTACGTTtctaaactgttttctgaacctgccccctcccttcttcccaccTGCTGAAGAGAAATTCATTTAGTATTGGAGcctaaaaatacagcagcataCCTCCCACAAACTGGTGCTGAGTGCTCAGTGCGGCTGGTGTTCAGAACAGGCAAGCAACCATGACCACAGCAAGAGTTCAACCACAGCCATTCAGCACTTCAAAATTACACCTATCCCGTACCAGAATTTGCTAGAACAAAGTACCTGCAAGTTCCACTTCCAGAGGTTTAGCAAAAAACTGGACCAGTCACAGAAcaaactttaattttccttgaTATGAGGAGACCTACTCTGGAGCTTTACACGTACCTAGCAAAGCCCTGACACCCAACCACCAAGCCATTTTTACAACTTTTACACTGGCTCTGCGAGTTTCATCTCCACATACTGAAGTGCaggctcagctccagcagcctcaTCTAGAAGTATTCAAAGGAGCATTTTCCCATTAGTTCTTGCCCATTACTACCCATCGAACATCTCTTATGTATTCTGCTCCAGATGGACGTTTCATTTAACAAGATTCTCTTTCCTGCTCTTGCAGAGTTCATGCAAATAACAGTTTAGCTATTTAACTGCTAACAGCCTTTCTGCATCATGCTTATAACACAGGTGGTCAAACCGTGTAATGTTTCCCTATTCAACTGTTAGTTAATTAAACTCCATAAAGATACGGATGGCACACAGATCATTTTACTATCTAGCAAGTGCTGAAGCTAAATAATTCATTACGTAGAAAGCTACCAGTCTCCTCCTCAACTTAACGGTCCAGGGAGATCCCATGCAGCAACACCATGGAGTACAGTGAGCTTTGTTATTAGCCAGTCTGATAACTTTCTTTGGCATTTTTGGTACAAGATCTCTTGGCAACAGGTGACTGCAATAGAAAACTCTTCTTGATATTCCCAATATCACTACTTTGTGCAACCAAAAGTGGTGCAACTTTCAAAATACATCAGTACTGCAGGCTGTTTTAGTCCTTGACTTCAATGTGAAGTCCATAAAACTGTAGAGATGAGGTAGTGAAGTTGCAGAGATGAAGAAGACGAGATACATTGAGATTACAGAGATACAGCCAGGGAATTTTAAGTCTGTGATATAAGTTATGACGGCATAACTTGAACAGATTAATAAGAAGCCTTATCTAAACTGAATGAAATGGAAGAAGGTATAACAACATGGCAAGTACTTCCCGCTGGTCACCAGCCAGACTTCAACCATTGAagtttttactttctctgtacTGTTTTAAAGTTTCCCTAGTAAAGAACTCCAGTTCTATGTGCATTTTCTTTGGAACCAGAAGGAATTATTAAAACTTACTTCTCTGGGAGAATTGCTGAGAGGACAAAGATAAGAATGACAACGTCAAGACTCTCATCCGGCATTGGGAAAGGACTTTGGTCATTGCACAGATCATGGACAAACGCAAAGCAGCGAGAAGAATCATATTCTGCATTGCTCTGTATTTAAGGGGAGAGATATTAGAGAATTAGCACACATCAGCAGCCCCTGATCTCCGTATTATCTGGACATGGGAGCACTTCGACTTTCACATAATGACGTGGTGTGTCCAGAGACCTGTTTCAGCTTCACTGAACTAAACAGGAGAGACAGTTCTAGATAGGGTTGATGGGCTCCCTGGTCAGATAGGGAAAAATAAGTACACGTAGGAGATTTACAGAGAGCTTTGGACTTGTTACATTTAGGCAATGAGCACTgccaaaaaaatgcaaaactggaTTGAGGGATAATTGCAATTTTAAGGTTGGATTTCCCACTAATAGTAGAAAGAAGTGAGAAATTTACTCTGTTAAGTAGGAAATCTTTATGAAAGTGGGTGTGTTAGGGCACCTGCATCACTGAAATCAATATTCATTTCAACTACAAGCAAGCTACTCTCAATACCCCAACCATCAAACCTGGCTCCCTAAAGTTATGCTCATAAAATCTCATGCAGACTTCCATAAgttgtttaattttctaaagCTGCTGTTAGGTATTGTAGTAGCTTCTATAAGCAGTGCTTGTGTCAGCTTAGAGAACGAAATGGCATGCTGGATCTGCTGCTGCGCTCCCATCTCACCTCATAAAGTGACTGATTATATTTGATACCTCACAGCATTCCCAGTTCTGTTCTGACCTGAAATTTGTTAGCAGTATTTATCTTCTGACTGaatcccagcctcctgctccacaGACAGCAGTACCCCTCCACAGCTGTCTGTGCAGAAGCAGTCAGACCACATTCCCAGAACTGCAGTGACAGTAATGCACACACAAATCAAAACCAACTTCAGCTGCTGTTAAAAAATAGCCTGAATGTTTTCAAGGTTCAGCAGTTACTCAACTAAAAGAGCGCTGCACTTAGAAGAGTGCTGCCAAccaaaggggaaaggaaatctGGCTGGCTTGTCTGCTGCCAATGTGACATTCTCAGAACTCCTGCTTCCCTCATTTCTCCAGTCTTTGATGGCTCATTTTCCTGATTTACCAGTACGAGGGTCAGCATCAGGGCTAGCTAAAACCAGAAAGCTTCCAACATAGCTAGACAGCTGGTGGAAGCCATGATATACTTGGGTTAATGTGCAATTGGCACCTTGTACATCCTACCTTCATAAGTCACCGTTGAGTTTACCTGGACAAGATCCACAGCCGTTGTAGAAAAATCACAGCAATAAACAAAAAGGCCTGGGTCactggaataaataaaagaaactatCATAATTTATATAAAGGTGCTccacaggaattaaaaaagtGTCTCAAACtcacagaacacaaaaatagGGGGCAGAAATGCTGGGCTTTAACGTCTCTCTCTCATCAGTCGTGCAAAATTGAGTGGAGCACTTTGTTCATTTATGTTCCAGTTATTCTCACATAGAACAGACTGcttactttttcttcaggagaagGAGAGACACTAAGGCCTGTATGAAAATGCTTGAATGAGTATGAATGAGACATGCAAACACGCATCATGCTTTGTAGGTTGCACTAAAAAAGCCAAAGATTTCCAGGctcaaaatacaattatttgaAGACTTGTATGGCACATCTGTCATTTACATACGGCCTTTCTCTATGAAATTGTCAAAACTAAAACCATATGCAGCACTTTTCCAATTGTTTTTCAGAGGCTGGTTTATCATGCAGGCAAAAACCTGCTGAGAACTACTTACTTGTTGGTTTGTAGGATTGGGAAGACCGTATTTCCAGCACCACAGCCAACctgcacaagcaaaacagacacGTACATAGTGAAAATTGTTTCTTCAGCATGTCCCACACAGCTAGTTTCAAATCATCTCTCTACAGCCATGAAACAAAGAGCAACTCACAAGTAACACATGAGCACAGCAATGACCATTTGCAAATATCACTGTAAGTTCTGAGTAAGTTCAGCTCTGAGAAACAGGCCTACATATGAGCATTTGTGGGAAACCACTAAGTTAGGCAGTTCTTCCAGAAATCTTACTAACAAGCCATATTGTTActtctctgaaaactgttttttgtggAATCCCAAGCATAACAACCAGTATGAGTCACTGAGGCACTGGCAAAGGCCGGGAATTAGTTACATTAACTTCCATAGAAATTCAGAGCAATGGAGAAAGAAGTTTGATTTGCTATAATTACATCCTGCTGTTTCAGAGTTCCCCTCACTAGATGGCTCTTCCTCAAGTTACAGCTAGGCCTACAATGATTCTGTCCCACTATTCCTTCTACTTGTTCCCGTTTGAAGAGGACTCACACAACTGGGTTTGGGGAATTTGTCTCTGCTTAAACAATCAGTAAAATTGAAAGACTGCGCAGAAAATACCACCAAGGGCTCCCAGTGACAGACAGCACCGAGAATACTCAGGTGAGAAAGGAAAGCCACCACGAACCAAGAACATTAGTCTGAGGAAGTCCCCAGGGTTCAGATTATACACAAATCTAAAGGGCAGCTTATGTTGACTCTCCCTGGGAGGGCAGAGCTTCCACAGCACATGAGCATTCAACAGAAATAGTGATATCCACACTAAACAAACGACCAGAGCAAAAGGTCATTACGAGCTGTTAGGAGTCTAGTATTTGTAAGTCCTACAAGCTTGCCCAGGACAAGCGTGATACTCTATATTAATCCGAGATTCCCACTGCTATCAGGTGGATCAGGAGGACCCAAACAAACAGGATCTTTACATTCTTGGTTTCATTGTTTCATTATCCATCTCCCAAGGCAAACAAGAACTagcacaaaaccacaaaacacaaaagataacacagacaaataaaacaatcaaCTTCTTACACAGAAGATGCCTTAAAGGCTTGTTTCAACATGAGATAGTTAGTATTTCAAGCGTGGAAAACTTCTTATGGTCCATGTGCTCTGCCAGGACACTGTCTGAACCAAAAGAACCCCAAGTTCTAAGCTGccctctctcttttttgcattttactgaCTTAAGTCAATCACGCCATTCACTTGCTGTTTGCCGTGACATGTTTTTACATCCAGTCACTCCAATATAAGATATTGATATAAGAGACGAGACTGTTCAAAGTGTGATTCTTTGTTCTATAGCCATTACCTCTAATATGCGGTAAGATGCAGAGGACCCCGGGTAATCTCCGTAACTTTGGTTCACCTCACTACACTTCTGTGGAGCCAGCTCCTCCGTGCAGAATGTAGGCGGGCTTTTTATCAGGTTTAACTGATTCTCTGCCCTGGTTTCTAATGAGCAATGTCCATTTTCACAGCTTCCCAGCCCTTCGTTGTTGGATTCTTCTTTGTAACTATGTTCACGCACAGAGTCCTCATTTTGACTTGGGTTCCTATTTGGTGCCAGCTCAGGAAATTCAGTGAACAGCCAGTGCCTGTCCTTGAAGAAGCCGTTTTCATGGATTTTATAAAAGTCATCCCAGTACCTCTTAGCATTCACCTCGTATTCctctgcaaacacaaacaaaaacatcaccaGCAGTCAAATCAGAAGGTCTCAGTTTAATCAGTTCAGTCAGTTAGGGACCGCTGCAGATATCTACTCAGTAATCCCTTATAATAAGTAAGGTTATTGATTGAAAATCACCTCGATTTAAATTGTATCATCCCACAAGAACACTCAGTCTGCCTCCTTACTGTCACTTTGTTAGGAAtaataaagggaaaagagaagaaggaatagaagaaaatagaaagaggaAACTGCCTGTCTCCTGGTAGGATTTAAAGGAAGTTGGCAACAGAAAAGGCCTCTTTGAAGGAGGCTGGAATGAAGAAATCCAGGTTTTACTTCCATCCCTAACGCTAACTTATTCAGTTCACAGGAGCAATTCATTTGGAGCCTCATGACTTTAAGTGTCAAGCACTTAAACTTCTAAGGAATTCTATGACAAGTGCCTGGAGCTGAAGAGCTCCCGTCTGACACACCACCCCTTTTTTCAgactgagaaacagcaaaattagTCAACTCCACAGGCCTGGCCTAAAGCTCAATTAGCGTTTACACAATACTCCAGGACTACAGGACAGCACGTTTTACACAAACATTCCTGGAGTTCAGTCTTTGGCACTTTGTTTTCCACGGTTCTGTGCAGGTTGGAACATCACAggcatgaaattaaaacaaaagagaggaaCCGAAAGAAGTGACCACTACAAGTGAAGTAAGAGCGTAGAGCTAAGGTGGATGGACTGAAGTTGCAAGAATTAACTTTAGCATCAAGCAATGCTATTTTCACACCAAGTAGATACATTCCAGTAGCAAGATGATTATTACAGAGAGCTGGAAGAACTCTTAGGAAGCTATAACCTAATGAAATCAGAGCTATCCACAGAATTATTTCCACAGCTTCGCGTATTTCAGATCAGGTATATTTCGATGAGTTATTTTTCCATGGGAAATGAAGAATCCAATTGGTTTCCTGAATTCTCATCAACGCAGTAAGCTTTCTGTCCTGGCAAATAAGAGCTAATTATAGCCTTCTGCGCTTGTAATCAACTAGAGGTATTAACAGCCTTGGCCAGAGACCCCAACTGCATCTCAATAAGGTGCAACTCCTTAGACATCTTTGCACGGCAACAAGTTCGTTACTGAATGCACAGAAAATTTCCAACCATTAAAGATGCCAACTGTACGTGAGAACGGGTAGCCTCTCTACAACGTCCACTAACAGTAGGGTTTAGAGAAAAAGCAGGCATCCTAAAATTGGGGATTATAGTTATCTGAACTGCAGTTTATTTACTAGTCTTTCTGAAGAGCATCAAAATGGTTAGAAGACATCTGAAGAGAGATACTAAGAAGGAACCAAGACCACCTGGAAAAATAAGTAGCCTCACCCAAACATAGACAAAAATAGCTTTAACAAAAGAATCAGAAGTCAATCATGTATTTTTAGTAGGATCTATCCCTGAAGCACAAGAACGATATATAAAAGTAATCTCTCTACCTCAATTACAAGCACATTCTCCTTTTAAGAAGCCTTGCCCTTAAACACCACGCTGAAAG contains these protein-coding regions:
- the METTL2A gene encoding tRNA N(3)-methylcytidine methyltransferase METTL2A, coding for MAAPSEEALPQPRRPFGRRLLTDPARLFQHNAWDNVEWSEEQEASARSKVQENSSQLLPQDKQEEYEVNAKRYWDDFYKIHENGFFKDRHWLFTEFPELAPNRNPSQNEDSVREHSYKEESNNEGLGSCENGHCSLETRAENQLNLIKSPPTFCTEELAPQKCSEVNQSYGDYPGSSASYRILEVGCGAGNTVFPILQTNNDPGLFVYCCDFSTTAVDLVQSNAEYDSSRCFAFVHDLCNDQSPFPMPDESLDVVILIFVLSAILPEKMQCIVNRLSRLLKPGGMILLRDYGRYDLAQLRFKKGQCLSDNFYVRGDGTRVYFFTQDELDDLFTRAGLEKIQNLVDRRLQVNRGKQMTMYRVWIQCKYQKPAAHQP